The nucleotide window ATCTCTCCTTGAATGATTGATATCAAGGAAATGGAATTGCTCTAATGATTATAAAAGTATGACGATAAGTTTGTCCTTCAAACGTGCCATAAGTCCTTTAAAAGGAAAGATGGGGAAGAAGTAAAGTGGCTAACTTAGTATTGTCAAATAACCGCTATAGCGTAGCGGAATTTGAGCAAATCACTATTGTTCATTTAATActaagtgttgtcaaatatcggCGCTATATCATTGTAGCAttgtggaatttgaacaaaccattatttttgaaaatctaTGATTGACAACCCTAGGTTAATCTAGAttgaaatacaaaaataatagtaataaagtTTAAGGTGGCGATGAAATTGAAAATCGGTAAACCTGAATTTTGTAGTTTGAGAGCCATCCTGTCCTCTCAAGCCAAATAAATGGAAGcccaaataaaaagaaaacagttTCATGCAGAAAGAAAGTTCCGAAACATGCCAATTGAAAGTCACTGAAATTTGTAATCAGGTActgcaggaaaaaaaaaaaaaaaaaaaacgaaacagAAAACCCGTTATTTTCTATGATTTGTGATTAACATCACTAATTTTAACTCACTCAGGTACTCTTCAAGTGAaaatccaaataataaaataatccaaATTCCATTTCATCAAAatgaataataaagaaaaaaaaaagaataataataaaaataaaatgcatgtaGTGATTTGGAAATAAGGAAGAGAACCTGCCATGCAGATTCGATGATGAACGGCATAGCGAGAGGTGAGGAGAGAAGTTCCAGATCGATACAAACACTATTTTATTCTAttgtatttataattataaatctatgatttttggtcaaaaataataatatctcaGATTTAGTTCATAtgcacttttttctttttctataaaaagaGAGACTAGAAATTGTAATTATAGTAagattatatcttttttttataataaatataatattatcttttgttaaaaaagaaataaaactttGTGATAActgatagcaaaaaaaaaattaaataaaagtaatttagAAATTATTTATAGAAGACTTAAAGAAAAAGCTATAAGTCAAGGATGAAAAAACATTCAAGTTGAAAATTATTCTGcatgttaaaacaattttttaaattaatatgataaaaaagaCATGGAACaaaaatcttaattattttaaaccattaaatataaaaataatttttttacatttttttttattttcaaatgaatttttttctatatcaaaattttccatCCAACTCATCTATTctattgaattttttcaattttaaaaatttaggaaattttttaaattttggaattttttttttctgaatctttcttatttaagaaaaaaaatctgaattatttttaattttggtattttttcaacgattttcttaatttttttattctagaaatcaatatttggaaaaaaatctgaataattttctaattttggaaattttttaatttttatttcagaagaaaaatcttaatttttttttcgatttaaaaaattttggaaaaaaatctgaacaatttttaattacataaattttttaatgttttttcagaaaattttattttagaaaacaatatttggataaaaatctgaatttttatctattttaaaatttttggaaaaaaatctgaatattttactaattttttaatttcggaaattttttattttagaaatcaatatttggaaaaaaatctgaatatttttctaatttcggaaattttttaatttttttatgaattttaattttagaagaaaaatcttaattttttttcgatttataaaattttggaaaaaaatctaaatattttttaatttcggaaaatttttaatattttttcaaagttattattttagaaaacatatttggataaaaatctgaatttttatctatttaaaattttttggaaaaaaatctgaatatttttctaatttcggaattttttaatgttttttgaattttttattttagaacaaaaatcttaatattttttttttacggtgcataagtatttttattttttttataagcaaggaGAATGGACAGACATCAAGAGGCAacatcgacatcccaactaggttggcactcCGAGAAAtctccatcctatgccgccaaactctaaaaattttattaaaaaaaggggaaaattTCGTTTTTCAAAGCTCCgccaggtataatctcttccattgaatctctgttaattaaattttttttggggggggagtgaggataaaagaaaaatagtttggATTGGTTGGAATTCTGAGTCTCAAAAAGGAGTATGGAGGGTTGGGTGTTAGAAGGTTAAGAGAGTTTAATTTAGCCTTGTTAGGAAAATGGTGTAGGCGTTTGTTAGTGGAGAGGGAAGGGTTATGGCGTAAGGTGTTGGTGGCTAGGTATGGTGTGAGGGAGATAGTCAGGATTAGAGACGGGATAGATGAGGGTGGGGAGGGTTGGTTTTCGGGTTGTGTCAGGAGGAGGGTGGGGGATGGTTCCGATACTGATTTTTGGCGGGATTGTTGGTGTGGTGATGTTCCGTTTCGTGAGCGCTTTAGACGGTTATATGATTTGGCCGTCAACAAAGTAATCACGGttagaaatatgtttttattggGGGTGGAGGTTGGTGGTGAGGCGTGGCAGTGGCGTCATCGGTTATGGGCGTGGGACGAGGACCTagtagaggagtgtagggctttaTTACTGACAGTTTCTTTGCAGGAATCTGTTTCCGATAGATGGTTGTGGTTACCGGATCAGGGAGGTGGTTACTCAGTCTGTGGGGTGTATGACATGCTGACATCCCAGGAACAGCCTCAGTTACATTCTTCTATGGatttaatttggcataaacaggtACCTCTAAAAGTATCTATTCTTGCTTGGCAGCTTTTGAGGAACGGCTTACCTACGAAAGGAAATTTGGCAAACCGTGGCATTATTTCTATGGAGGGGCGGTTGTGTGTTTCCGGTTATGGGCATGATGAAGATGtaaatcatttgtttttgtcttgtccaTTTTTTGGTGCCTTATGGTCTTTGGTGCGGGAGCGGCTGGGGGTTGTAGGCGTTGATTCTCAGTCTATGACGAATcattttttgcaatttattCAGTATGCTGGTAGTTTGAAATCACGTCGATCATTCTTCCATTTGATTTGGCTTCAGTGtttttgggttttatggaaTGAGCGGAATGATATAGTTTTTAGAAACATGCAGAGTTCTTTATCACAAATGTTAGACAAAGTAAAATCATCTTCTTTGTGGTGGTTAAAAGCTAGTAATGTTGTTTTTAGCTATGGTATTCATAATTGGTGGTCGAGCCCTTTGGTTTGTATGGGCATCGGTTGATAACTTGTGTATTCTTGACAGGGTTTTGTTTTCTTCCGTGATTGTTTAGCACGCCTTGTGCTGTAACAATTACGTTTGTggtaatatatatttcattttggcttgttcaaaaaaaaaaaaaagggaaaaataaatacaaaggaggggggactaggccaaaaccctccaaAGAGAAAACagaaagcaagaaaaaaaaaacaacaaaaaacaccaTAAAACAGATTATGGTAATCTGTAATTGGGTAAACCACATCTATCCCTAAAGTATTCACTCATTAGGGAGAGAAGACAACTAAACCAATCCTTGCACTGAATGACCCATGCTAGGTCCGCAAAAAAATCAGAACAAGTTTATGAgacatatataaatttttaaagaaatctGAGTATCATAATTACCGATACCTCTAACATTCCAATGGAGGAAATTCATTGAGCAGTCTGATGATTATCACCCCGAGCACGGGTTTTAGGGGGTTGCTTAGCCAAGACTTGTTGCACTTTAATTTTCTGTTTCTGCTTCCTTGTAAGGACCGATGTGAAGTCTTCCGCAGCTGACCTTGCATCATATTCATGAACTCTGTCCCATAGATCTAGGCCATGTTGAATGTTCTtgctgtaacgccctagtcgttaatttatttattttggatttatttagagtcttttatatgattttaaataatactggtgatttatgtggtgtgatatattttattatatagtttaatttaataataattagattaagtgagaaattagtattattttggagtgtggggagttaattaatatttaatagaattaaggggagtttaatgaaaagaaaagggaagttactttttgggagttaagaaaagagaaaaagtcagaaaacgtttttacgtgaaaactgtcagttttgggaaaaagggagagaagagcaagtagagcaaAGTTCATCAATTcatgtgcatttctttctgcaattctaaggtaagggtgaggtttgcttcattAGTATAGATtctaaattctgatttttgagtttaacaggttttggtagaaaattgggaattttaggTTTATGTTGAATTAGTGGGTTTGAGTGCAGAGACtgttgttttgatgttagaaataggttctggttgcatacaacATTTagtttcatatctgtaaactgatttggggagtggaattgagaaaattgggattttgggtaaAATTCTGGGTTCTGGTCGTgctgatattcatcgctcgcctaggcAAGTAGACCTTCCCTCCTCACGGGTGAGCAATCTTCATGGCTCGCCttgcgagcagaaccactcgccacggcgagcaagtGCATgtgagatcatgatttttgacGTGTCGTTATAAGCTGTAAAATGGATAGTTTTaagtacctagatgattttagagaggtctgagacaattttcagattaaaaagatgaatagggaacttaaaatgaggttttagtgagaaaaatgtcaaaactcccgagagcacctgttttgagttcgccttgagttcgccacggcgagcagccttttttcttgtgctcgccatagcgagtagaagtACTcacgaggcgagttgcccagttttCTGAGCTGTTTGTGtttaattgattaatgttgATTGGTATTGGtgtttaagcatgattatgattaaattGTACATTTTCTGGAATGATTGAATTGATTATAATGGTTTGTTGTTGACTGGGATGTATGCttctatttaattaagttatacatgatgttgcattaaggagtggtgagtcatataaatacatatgcattgttggagttgtatgtagatatacaccaGTGGAgttagttgcataagcataaaagcgggagggcttcagccctggaacgccttgtcgttcaaagcggtggaacactagttgttcaaagcggtgtttagcggtgtggacttatgtcctgaaaatgaatcttttaaccattcaattagcggtgagggcttcggccctgattatggtaccacatgcatattagAGGAGTCTTAATGGAGGTGTCGAGTGTTGCATGAGTTGCAGttattggttttaattaccgaatgttgttgatgttgataaatgatgttattatatatgttgatgaaaatattattatgatagggtgttagattcaagttgatgaattatttatctatatttttgttgtgaatctcaccccttctgcttgaaaatgttgtccttcctatgggtaacttgtaggtgatcctgagtagtaggtggtggctcaaagtgtctagggctctgatacgtgggatgggatttaatGTCACCTttattcctatgtatcaatttttgaatattgctgatgtagccctatggttgttgaatttatgttgttaaggcttttatgccaagatttaattattggagaattaatatgttggatgttgatgttatttaaatgttgaaaatattccgTTGCAaggttttaatgaaatgattaaagttggttgtttattaaatagttttatatactatttaagaaattttgaattagtagggtgacatgcccgtttgggaattactctgatgcatgtttatttattatttaattgttttgggtaacggggtgttacaaatggTATCAGAGCATGGTTGATCCGTCCAGCctagtagtagagtcgtgttgaaccacctaggatagagtgtcaactctaatgttgtttcttgttgttctgatttgttgtttcttatgaagaatcttaagatggctggtcgtaatgatgttgctattgctgctgcacttgaggctgtaggtcaagctgttcaacagcaaccgcagGCTGGAGCTGATAACGGTGAggtgaggatgctggagacctttttgaggaatcatccaccagtattcaaaggaaggtatgatcctgacggtgcCCAGAAGTGGCTAAAGGATGTGGAAAGtattttcagggtcatgcagtgctcagaggtgcaaaaggtgcggttcggaaCGCACATATTAGCTGAGGAGgcagatgattggtgggtaagtttgctacctgtgttggaacaggatGGAGCTGCAGTAACCTGGgttgtgttcaggagagaattcctgaataggtacttcccggaagatgtccgaggaaagaaagagattgaatttctggagctgaagTAGGGTGACATGTttgtcacagagtatgctgcaaagtttgtggaacttgctaagttctaccctcactatactgcggagacagctgaattctccaaatgtataaagtttgagaatggcttgagagctgacatcaagagagtcATTGGGTATCAGAAGATCAGAAACTTCTCTGAATTGGTTagtagctgcaggatctatgaggaggacacgaaagctcattacaaggtgatgagtgatcGAAGgagcaagggacagcagagtcgtccgaagccgtatagtgctcctgctgacaagggaaAACAGAggttgaatgatgagaggagacccaataggagagatgctcctgttgatgttgtttgctacaagtgcggtgagaaaggccacaagagtaatgtttgtactaaagatgagaagaagtgcttcaggtgtggtcagaaaggacacacttTAGCTAATTGTAAGCGTGGTGATGTTGTTTGTTATAACTGCAATGAAGAGGGCCACATCAGTTCGCAATGTacacagccgaagaaggttagaaccGGTGGAAAAGTGTTTgcattgactggtacgcagactactagtgaggaccgacttatcagaggtacttgtttctttaatagtattcctttaattgctattatagacactggtgttactcattgtttcattgctattgaatgtgcttataagttgggtttggttgtatctgatatgaaaggagaaatggttgttgaaactccagcaaAGGGTTTAGTagctacttctcttgtttgtctaagGTGTctgttgtctatgtttggtagagacttcGAAGTCGACTTAGTTTGTTTGTCGTTGAtgggtatggatgttatttttggaatgaactagttagagtataaccgagttcatatcaactgctttagtaagacggtgcatttttcttctgctgaagaagagggtgaagttgagttcttgtctacgaaacagatgaaacaactagaacgtgatggaattctgatgtattctttaatggcatatttgtcgttagaaaatcgaGTTGTGATTGACGGGTTGCCGGTGGTGAATGATTTTCCAGAagtgtttcctgatgagatttctgatgtgccaccagagagggaggttgaattttcaattgaccttgttccgggaacgaagccggtgtcgatggcaccttatcgtatgtcagcttccgagttagctgaattgaagaaacagttggaggacttgcttgataagaagtttgtaagaccaagtgtctcaccgtggggagcgcctgtgttgttggtaaagaagaaggacggtagtatgaggttgtgcatttATTATCGTTAGTTGAATaaagttacaataaagaacaggtatccacttccTAGGATTTATGACTTgttggatcagttagtgggtgcaaaggtttTCAGTAAGATTGAATTGAGatcaggttaccatcaaattaaggtgaaggatgaggatatgcagaagacggcctttaggacacgatatggtcattacgaatacaaggtgatgcctttcggtgttactaatgcgcctggtgtgttcatggagtatatgaaccgaattttacatgcttttctggataaatttgtggttgtatttattgatgatagtctgatttattctaagactgaagaggagcatgcagagcatctgaagattgtattgcaagtcttgaaagagaaaaagttgtatgccaagttgtcgaaatgtgagttttggttaagtgaagtaagttttcttggccacattatttctggtagttgtattgcagttgatccattgaaagttgatgcagtatcacaatgggagaccccgaagtcagtgactgagatcagaagcttcttgggtttggctggttattaccgcaggtttatcgagggattttcgaagttggcacttccgttgactcagttgacctgtaagggtaagtcttttgtgtgggatgctcagtgtgagagtagtttcaatgagttgaagcgaagactaacgactgctcctattttgattttacctAAGCCGAAAGAACCTtttgttgtttactgtgatgcgtctaagttgGGCTTAGGAGGTgtttttgatgcaagatggaaAGGTGGTACCGTATGTTTCTAGgcagttgaggattcatgagaagaattatcctacgcgtgatttggagttggctgcggtagtttttgtattgaaaatttggaggcattatttgtacggttccagatttgaggtgttcagtgatcataagagtctaaaatatttatttgatcagaaggagttgaacatgaggcagaggaggtggttagagctgttgaaggactatgattttggtttgaattaccatcctggtaaagccaatgtggttgcagatgccttAAGTAGGAAAACGCTGCATATGTCTGCCTTAATGGTGAAAGAATTCGATTTGCTAGAGTAGTTCAGAGAtttgagtcttgtctgtgaattgacacctcagagtgttcaattggggatgctaaagattaatagtgatttcttgaatagtatcagagaagcGCAGCAAGTGGatgtgaagtttgttgatttgatagTTGCTGGTAATGGCACTGAGGAAAGTGACTTCATGGTGGATGATCAGGGTGTattgaggttcagaggaagaatttgtattcgtgacaatgatgagttgaaaaagttaattttagaggaaagtcacaagagtagcttgagtgttcatccgggagctacaaagatgtaccatgatttgaagaaactgttttggtggtccggtttgaagcgtgatgttgctcattttgtgtatgcatgtttgacttgtcagaagtctaaggttgaacatcagaggcctgcaggattgttgacaccgttggatgtgccggagtggaagtgagatagcatttctatggattttgtgacgagtttaccaaacactccgagagggcatgatgccatttgggttattgtcgacaggttgacgaagtcggcacacttcattcctattaatattagttacCTGGTAGCTCAGTTGGgggagatttatattcataacattgtgaagctacatggagtaccgtcgagtattgtgtcgaatagagatccgaggttcacttctagattctggaagagtttgcaagatgctttgggttcgaagttgaggttgagttcagcttatcatcctcagacagatggtcagtcggagaggacgatcaaatcattggaggatttgttgagagtgtgtgtgcttaaGCAAGGTggaacttgggacagtcacctaccgttgatagagttcacatacaacaatagttaccattcgagtattggtatggcaccgttcgaagctttgtatggtcggaggtgtaggactcctttatgctggtttgagtcatgAGAGAGTGTCGTGTTGGGAtcggatttggttcatcagactacagagaaagtcaagatgataagagaaaagatgaaagcgtcgcagagtggacagaagagttatcacgacaagcggagaaaggcccttgagtttcaggagggtgatcatgtatttctgagggttactcctatgacgggtgtaggacgtgcattgaagtcgaggaagttgactccaaagttcattggtccgtatcagatatcggagagggttggaacagtggcatatagagttggtttgccaccacatctttcgaacttgcatgatgtgtttcatgtgtcgcagcttcggaagtatgtagcggatccttcgcatgttattccagatgatgtgcaggttagagacaaccttacagttgagaccttaccATTGAGGATTgaagaccgtgaggtgaagaagttgagaggcaaggatatacctccagtgaaggttgtttggggtggagtaacTGGTgagagtttgacttgggagctggagagtaagatgcgggagtcgtacccagaattgtttgtttgaggtaagatttcgaggacgaaattctctaagttgaggagagttgtaacgccctagtcgttaatttatttattttggatttatttagggtcttttatatgaatttaaataatattggtgatttatgtggtgtgatatattttgttatatagtttattttaataataattagattaagtgagaaaatagtattattttggagtgtggggagttaattaatatttaatagaattaaggggagtttaatgaaaagaaaagggaagttactttttgggagttaagaaaaaagaaaaagtcggaaaacgtttttacgtgaaaactgtaAGTTTTGggaaaaagggagagaagagcaagtagagcaaAGTTCATCAATTcctgtgcatttctttctgcaattctaaggtaagggtgaggtttgcttcattAGTATAGATtctaaattctgatttttgagTTTAACAAGTTTTGGTagaaaattgggaattttaggTTTATGTTGAATTAGTGGGTTTGAGTGCAAAGACTGTTGTTTTGATGTTGGaaataggttctggttgcatacagcATTTAGTTTCATATCtttaaactgatttggggagtggaattgagaaaattgggattttgggtaaAATTCTGGGTTCTGGTCGTgctgatattcatcgctcgcctcgcgagcagaaccactcgccacggcgagcaagtGCCTgtgagatcatgatttttgaagtgttgttataagctgtaaaatggatagttttaagtacctagatgattttagagaggtctgagacaattttcagattaaaaagatgaataggtaACTTAAAAATGaggttttagtgagaaaaatgtcaaaactcccgataGCACCTGTTTTGAGTTCGCCACGGCAAGCAACCTTTTTcttgtgctcgccatagcgagtagaagtACTcacgaggcgagttgcccagttttCTGAGCTGTTTGTGtttaattgattaatgttgATTGGTATTGGtgtttaagcatgattatgattaaattGTGCATTTTCTGGAATGATTGAATTGATTATAATGGTTTGTTGTTGACTGGGATGTATGCttctatttaattaagttatacatgatgttgcattaaggagtggtgagtcatataaatacatatCCATTGttggagttgtatgtagatatacactaGTGGAGTTATTTGCATAAGCttaaaagcgggagggcttcggccctggaacgccttgtcgttcaaagcggtggaacactagttgttcaaagcggtgtttagcggtgaggacttatgtcctgaaaatgaatcctttaaccattcaattagcggtgagggcttcggccctgattatggtaccacatgcattgtagaggagtcttaaTGGAGGTGTCAAGTGTTGCATGAGTTGCAGttattggttttaattaccgaatgttgttgatgttgataaatgatgttattatatatgttgatgaaaatattattatgatagggtgttagattcaagttgatgaattatttatctatatttttgttgtgaatctcaccccttctgcttgaaaatgttgcccttcctatgggtaacttgcaggtgatcctgagtagtaggtggtggctcaaagtgtctagggctctgatacgtgggatgagatttaATGTCACCTttattcctatgtatcaatttttgaatattgctgatgtagccctatggttgttgaatttatgttgttaaggcttttatgccaagatttaattattggagaattaatatgttggatgttgatgttatttaaatgttgaaaatattccgctgcaaggttttaatgaaatgattaaagttggttgtttattaaatagttttatatactatttaagaaattttgaattagtagtgtgacatgcccgtttgagaattactctgatgcatgtttatttattatttaattgttttgggtaacggggtgttacacttgcTGGGATgtacatgttgttgttgtaaaactACAACCTCTTGAGCTTCTGGTATTGTCATGCTAGCGCTAGCTTCAAGACACCTCTTTACAACAACTGGTGACGCCAAGGAAGGGCGTGACCCAGAAAGAGTTTCAACTTGCTTATCACACTCTTTTTCCCAAAGTTCCATATCATGTCGAACTCTATCGTTGTTGTGTTTCTCCGGAACGATAATGGATAAAGCGTTATTATCCTGAGACCCAATCGTAGAGGCAGCCACCAAAGGATCAGGTACAGACAAAGGCGTGGCTTGAGTAGGTATTTGGACTGCTGCCAAATCTAGAGGGATGGAAGTAGTAGTATTCTTGGGCACAACTGTTGCAGTACCAtcttcatcaataaaaaaaaacaacgtcat belongs to Medicago truncatula cultivar Jemalong A17 chromosome 6, MtrunA17r5.0-ANR, whole genome shotgun sequence and includes:
- the LOC120575986 gene encoding uncharacterized protein; translation: MFLLGVEVGGEAWQWRHRLWAWDEDLVEECRALLLTVSLQESVSDRWLWLPDQGGGYSVCGVYDMLTSQEQPQLHSSMDLIWHKQVPLKVSILAWQLLRNGLPTKGNLANRGIISMEGRLCVSGYGHDEDVNHLFLSCPFFGALWSLVRERLGVVGVDSQSMTNHFLQFIQYAGSLKSRRSFFHLIWLQCFWVLWNERNDIVFRNMQSSLSQMLDKVKSSSLWWLKASNVVFSYGIHNWWSSPLVCMGIG